A part of Streptomyces sp. NBC_01451 genomic DNA contains:
- a CDS encoding alpha/beta fold hydrolase: MDLRMPGLRGVRPRRPRRLAAVVAAAVVLLAGAGTWTAVASDDAPAVHRADRVMDMGGGVRVDTSYFTAGSGSGRRPAVLLAHGFGGSKDDVRAQAQDLARDGYAVLTWSARGFGRSTGKIGLNDPKAEVADVSKLIDWLAARPEVQLDKKGDPRVGMAGGSYGGAISLLAAGYDQRVDAIAPAITYWNLADALFPNGVFKKQWAGIFINTGGGCDRFEAGLCRMYDRVAEAGKPDAAATELLTERSPSAVGDRIKVPTLLIQGQTDSLFPLGQADAAAKAIRANGAPVDVDWIAGGHDGGDMESSRVESRINSWFDRYLKDDKGADTGPAFRVTRTGGIDSTDGAATLRGATSDTYPGLEAGQREVALTGREQSFDNPAGANPPAVSALPGLGAASGLSQLSSLGVGVSIDFPGQNARFESAPVADDVRITGSPTVTVHVKSTSDDAVLFAKVYDVSANGGQQVLPGQLVTPLRVEGAKEGKDVTITLPAIDHEVEQGHRLRLVLASTDLGYASPVAPATYTVSVTSDLRIPTAPGVTTASAGLPSWVWWLPLAGAAIALALLLSGRRRTAAPSAPDPELAEVPLQITDLSKRYAKSSDRYAVRDVSFRVEKGQVLGLLGPNGAGKTTTLRMLMGLIKPDGGEIRVFGHAIRPGAPVLSRVGAFVEGAGFLPHLSGRENLELYWQATGRPAEDAHMEEALEIAGLGDALARAVRTYSQGMRQRLAIAQAMLGMPDLLILDEPTNGLDPPQIREMREVMIRYAEAGRTVIVSSHLLAEVEQSCTHLVVMDRGKLVQAGPVSEIIGSGDTLLVGTTTPVEEPVVEKVAALPGIVSAVRTDDGLLVRLAPEDGSAQRLVVELVRLEVPVESVGPHRRLEDAFLTLIGGSA, encoded by the coding sequence ATGGATCTTCGAATGCCCGGACTGCGGGGAGTGCGGCCCCGGCGGCCACGGCGGCTGGCCGCCGTCGTGGCCGCCGCTGTCGTGCTGCTCGCCGGCGCCGGTACGTGGACGGCCGTCGCCTCGGACGACGCGCCCGCGGTGCACCGCGCCGACCGGGTCATGGACATGGGCGGCGGGGTGCGCGTCGACACCTCGTACTTCACCGCGGGGTCCGGCTCCGGCCGCCGCCCCGCCGTCCTCCTCGCACACGGCTTCGGCGGCAGCAAGGACGACGTACGGGCCCAGGCCCAGGACCTCGCCCGCGACGGGTACGCGGTGCTGACCTGGTCGGCACGCGGCTTCGGCAGATCGACCGGGAAGATCGGGCTGAACGACCCGAAGGCCGAGGTCGCCGACGTCTCGAAGCTCATCGACTGGCTGGCCGCGCGGCCCGAGGTCCAGCTCGACAAGAAGGGCGACCCGCGCGTCGGCATGGCCGGCGGGTCCTACGGCGGCGCGATCTCCCTCCTCGCCGCCGGGTACGACCAGCGGGTCGACGCCATCGCGCCCGCGATCACCTACTGGAACCTCGCGGACGCCCTGTTCCCCAATGGCGTCTTCAAGAAGCAGTGGGCCGGCATCTTCATCAACACCGGCGGCGGCTGCGACCGGTTCGAGGCCGGGCTCTGCCGGATGTACGACCGGGTCGCCGAGGCCGGCAAGCCGGACGCGGCAGCCACCGAACTCCTCACCGAACGCTCGCCGTCCGCAGTCGGCGACCGCATCAAGGTGCCCACCCTGCTGATCCAGGGCCAGACCGACTCCCTCTTCCCGCTCGGCCAGGCCGACGCCGCCGCGAAGGCGATCCGCGCCAACGGCGCCCCGGTGGACGTCGACTGGATCGCGGGCGGCCATGACGGCGGCGACATGGAGTCGAGCCGTGTCGAGTCGCGGATCAACTCGTGGTTCGACCGGTACCTGAAGGACGACAAGGGCGCCGACACCGGCCCCGCCTTCCGCGTCACCCGCACCGGCGGAATCGACTCCACCGACGGGGCGGCGACCCTGCGCGGTGCCACCTCGGACACCTACCCGGGGCTGGAGGCCGGTCAGCGCGAGGTCGCCCTGACCGGCAGGGAGCAGTCGTTCGACAACCCGGCGGGCGCCAACCCGCCCGCCGTCTCCGCACTGCCCGGCCTCGGCGCGGCGAGCGGCCTGTCCCAGCTCTCCTCGCTCGGGGTCGGCGTCTCGATCGACTTCCCGGGGCAGAACGCCCGCTTCGAATCGGCCCCGGTCGCCGACGACGTACGGATCACCGGTTCCCCCACGGTCACCGTCCACGTCAAGTCGACCAGCGACGACGCCGTCCTCTTCGCCAAGGTGTACGACGTCTCGGCCAACGGCGGGCAGCAGGTGCTGCCCGGCCAGCTCGTCACCCCCCTCAGGGTCGAGGGCGCCAAGGAGGGCAAGGACGTCACGATCACCCTCCCGGCCATCGATCACGAGGTCGAACAGGGCCACCGCCTGCGCCTGGTCCTCGCCTCCACGGACCTCGGGTACGCGTCACCGGTCGCCCCGGCCACGTACACCGTCTCCGTGACGAGCGACCTGCGGATCCCCACCGCCCCCGGCGTCACCACGGCCTCGGCCGGGCTGCCCTCCTGGGTGTGGTGGCTGCCCCTCGCGGGCGCCGCGATCGCCCTGGCCCTGCTTCTGTCGGGGCGCAGGCGTACGGCGGCACCCTCCGCCCCGGACCCCGAACTGGCCGAAGTCCCGCTCCAGATCACCGACTTGAGCAAGCGGTACGCCAAGTCGTCGGACCGGTACGCCGTACGGGACGTGTCGTTCCGCGTCGAGAAGGGCCAGGTCCTCGGACTCCTCGGCCCCAACGGCGCCGGCAAGACCACCACCCTGCGCATGCTCATGGGCCTCATCAAGCCCGACGGCGGCGAGATCCGCGTCTTCGGGCACGCCATCCGCCCCGGCGCCCCCGTCCTCTCCCGTGTCGGCGCCTTCGTCGAGGGCGCCGGCTTCCTCCCGCACCTCTCCGGCCGCGAGAACCTGGAGCTGTACTGGCAGGCCACGGGCCGCCCGGCCGAGGACGCCCACATGGAGGAGGCCCTGGAGATCGCGGGCCTCGGCGACGCACTCGCGCGCGCCGTCCGCACCTACTCCCAGGGCATGCGCCAGCGACTCGCCATCGCCCAGGCCATGCTCGGCATGCCCGACCTCCTCATCCTCGACGAACCGACCAACGGCCTCGACCCGCCCCAGATCCGCGAGATGCGCGAGGTGATGATCCGGTACGCGGAGGCCGGCCGCACGGTGATCGTCTCCAGCCACCTGCTGGCAGAGGTCGAGCAGTCCTGCACGCACCTCGTCGTCATGGACCGCGGCAAACTGGTCCAGGCGGGCCCGGTCAGCGAGATCATCGGCTCCGGCGACACCCTGCTCGTCGGCACCACCACCCCCGTGGAGGAACCGGTCGTCGAGAAGGTCGCCGCCCTGCCGGGCATCGTCTCCGCCGTCCGTACGGACGACGGCCTCCTGGTCCGCCTCGCCCCCGAGGACGGCAGCGCCCAGCGCCTCGTCGTCGAACTCGTCCGCCTCGAAGTGCCCGTGGAGTCGGTGGGCCCCCACCGGCGCCTCGAAGACGCCTTCCTCACCCTGATCGGAGGCTCCGCATGA
- a CDS encoding ABC transporter permease → MRATGATNTLVERAETADGYRARRTLPLRVELVRQLKRRRTLVMGGILAALPFILVAAFAIGGEPGGRNGQVTLMDTATASGANFVAVNLFVSAGFLLVIPVALFCGDTVASEASWSSLRYLLAAPVPRARLLWSKLAVALGMSLAAMVLLPVVALAVGTAAYGWGPLEIPTGGSLAAGTAAQRLVVVVGYLFVSQLVTAGLAFWLSTKTDAPLGAVGGAVGLTIVGNVLDAVTALGDWRDFLPAHWQFAWADAIQPRPEWGGMIQGTAVSVTYALILFALAFRGFARKDVVS, encoded by the coding sequence ATGCGTGCGACGGGTGCGACGAACACGCTCGTGGAGCGGGCGGAGACGGCCGACGGGTACCGCGCCCGGCGGACACTGCCCCTGCGCGTGGAGCTGGTCCGCCAGCTCAAGCGCCGCCGTACGCTCGTCATGGGCGGCATCCTCGCCGCGCTGCCGTTCATCCTCGTCGCCGCGTTCGCGATCGGCGGCGAGCCCGGCGGGCGCAACGGCCAGGTGACCCTGATGGACACGGCCACCGCGTCCGGCGCCAACTTCGTCGCCGTCAACCTCTTCGTCTCCGCCGGCTTCCTGCTCGTCATCCCCGTCGCCCTGTTCTGCGGGGACACGGTCGCCTCGGAGGCCAGCTGGTCCTCCCTGCGCTATCTGCTCGCGGCCCCCGTGCCGCGCGCCCGCCTCCTCTGGTCCAAGCTCGCCGTGGCCCTCGGCATGAGCCTCGCCGCGATGGTCCTGCTGCCGGTCGTGGCCCTCGCGGTCGGCACGGCGGCCTACGGCTGGGGCCCACTGGAGATCCCCACCGGCGGTTCCCTCGCCGCGGGCACGGCGGCCCAGCGTCTGGTGGTCGTCGTGGGATACCTCTTCGTGTCCCAACTGGTCACCGCGGGACTGGCGTTCTGGCTGTCGACGAAGACGGACGCCCCTCTCGGAGCGGTCGGCGGCGCCGTCGGCCTGACCATCGTCGGCAATGTCCTGGACGCCGTGACGGCCCTCGGTGACTGGCGCGACTTCCTGCCCGCGCACTGGCAGTTCGCCTGGGCCGACGCCATTCAGCCCCGCCCGGAGTGGGGCGGCATGATCCAGGGGACGGCCGTCTCGGTAACGTACGCCCTCATCCTGTTCGCCCTGGCCTTCCGGGGTTTCGCCCGCAAGGATGTCGTCTCCTAG
- a CDS encoding vWA domain-containing protein gives MERNRTPRRTRRLRGALIAVTAASGLLLTGCSADSGDSGRSSSADSRQNSGGGSGYAPAPAQPDGSGEQQDRDRSAGEGDTEGETEGDFAPSPDYLSTFALDVDTASYGYARRTLADGHLPDPSTVRPEEFVNSFRQDYERPDGNGFSVTVDGARTDRDDWSLVRVGLATRTAEQKGERPPAALTFVIDISGSMAEPGRLDLAKDSLGVMTDRLRDDDSVAIVTFSDEAETVLPMTRLDDHRDRVHDAIDELEPTDSTNLGAGVRTGYATAVEGLRERATNRVVLISDALANTGDTEADSILDRISDARREHGITLFGVGVGSDYGDALMEQLADKGDGNTTYVSNETDAREVFCEQLPRNIDLTARDAKAQVAFDPEAVAEFRLIGYDNRRVADDDFRDDRVDGGEVGPGHTVTALYAVRTKESASGHLATATVRWLDPETREPHEESGQLESRAVDEALWNAPSRLQVTAVAAYFADALRKGADDWTTLPGAPSLSELADRADRLADKTEDKAVRQLAEAIDQANRYED, from the coding sequence ATGGAGCGGAACCGGACACCACGCCGAACACGACGCCTGCGGGGTGCGCTGATCGCGGTGACGGCCGCGAGCGGCCTGTTGCTCACCGGATGCAGCGCCGACAGCGGTGACAGCGGCCGGAGCAGCAGCGCGGACAGCCGGCAGAACTCCGGCGGAGGCTCGGGCTACGCACCCGCGCCCGCCCAGCCCGATGGCTCCGGCGAGCAGCAGGACCGCGACCGGAGCGCAGGCGAAGGCGACACGGAAGGCGAGACGGAAGGCGACTTCGCCCCGTCCCCCGACTACCTCTCCACCTTCGCCCTCGACGTCGACACCGCCTCGTACGGCTACGCGCGCCGCACTCTCGCCGACGGCCACCTCCCCGACCCGTCGACGGTCCGGCCCGAGGAGTTCGTCAACAGCTTCCGACAGGACTACGAACGCCCCGACGGCAACGGCTTCTCGGTCACCGTCGACGGCGCCCGCACCGACCGCGACGACTGGTCCCTGGTCCGCGTGGGCCTCGCCACCCGCACCGCCGAGCAGAAGGGCGAACGCCCGCCGGCCGCACTCACCTTCGTCATCGACATCTCCGGTTCCATGGCCGAGCCCGGCCGTCTCGACCTCGCCAAGGACTCCCTCGGCGTGATGACGGACCGGCTGCGCGACGACGACTCGGTAGCGATCGTCACCTTCAGCGACGAGGCCGAGACCGTCCTGCCGATGACCCGCCTCGACGACCACCGCGACCGCGTCCACGACGCGATCGACGAGCTGGAGCCGACCGACTCGACCAACCTCGGCGCGGGCGTGCGCACCGGCTACGCCACCGCCGTCGAGGGCCTGCGCGAGAGGGCCACCAACCGGGTCGTGCTGATCTCGGACGCACTCGCCAACACCGGTGACACTGAGGCCGACTCGATCCTCGACCGCATCTCCGACGCCCGCCGCGAACACGGCATCACCCTCTTCGGCGTCGGCGTGGGCAGCGACTACGGGGACGCCCTGATGGAGCAACTCGCCGACAAGGGCGACGGCAACACCACCTACGTCTCGAACGAGACCGACGCCCGCGAGGTGTTCTGCGAACAACTCCCGCGCAACATCGACCTCACGGCCCGCGACGCCAAGGCCCAGGTCGCCTTCGACCCGGAGGCGGTCGCCGAGTTCCGCCTGATCGGCTACGACAACCGCCGGGTCGCCGACGACGACTTCCGCGACGACCGCGTGGACGGGGGCGAGGTGGGCCCCGGCCACACGGTCACCGCCCTCTACGCCGTCCGCACCAAAGAGTCCGCCTCGGGCCACCTGGCCACGGCGACGGTCCGCTGGCTCGACCCCGAGACCCGCGAACCCCACGAGGAGTCGGGCCAGTTGGAGTCACGGGCGGTGGACGAGGCGCTCTGGAACGCCCCGTCCCGCCTCCAGGTCACCGCGGTGGCCGCCTACTTCGCCGACGCCCTGCGCAAGGGCGCCGACGACTGGACCACCCTGCCGGGCGCCCCGTCTCTCAGCGAACTGGCAGACAGGGCGGACAGGTTGGCGGACAAGACGGAGGACAAGGCGGTACGCCAGCTGGCCGAGGCAATAGACCAGGCGAACCGCTACGAGGACTGA
- a CDS encoding chorismate mutase yields MRSALLAVCASAVLAVSGAAPAVADTSTPVRASAVASSPTFSPTSSPISLTSLTSLTSLTDLFAERLLVADKVAAAKYGTDKPIDDPVREQQILADVSARAVGLGLDPEAVAAVFRDQIEANKVVQRGLYARWDAHPELRPTERPDLVKEVRPILDRITTELLDALKETQGVRAGDSCELRLVLAAGRSAWEYRLDGLHLEGLGRAVPSVC; encoded by the coding sequence GTGCGGTCTGCTCTTCTCGCCGTGTGCGCGTCGGCCGTCCTGGCCGTCTCCGGCGCGGCGCCCGCTGTGGCTGACACCTCGACTCCGGTACGGGCAAGCGCCGTTGCTTCCTCCCCCACGTTCTCCCCCACGTCCTCCCCGATCTCGTTGACCTCGCTGACCTCGCTGACCTCGCTGACCGACCTGTTCGCCGAGCGGCTGCTGGTGGCCGACAAGGTGGCCGCCGCCAAGTACGGCACCGACAAGCCGATCGACGACCCGGTGCGTGAGCAGCAGATCCTGGCCGACGTCTCCGCGCGGGCCGTCGGACTCGGCCTCGACCCGGAGGCGGTGGCTGCCGTGTTCCGGGACCAGATCGAGGCGAACAAGGTGGTCCAGCGTGGGCTCTACGCCCGCTGGGACGCGCATCCCGAGCTGCGGCCCACCGAGCGGCCCGATCTGGTCAAGGAGGTCCGGCCGATCCTGGATCGGATCACCACCGAGTTGCTGGACGCGCTGAAGGAGACGCAGGGAGTTCGGGCGGGCGACTCGTGTGAGCTGCGGCTGGTGCTCGCCGCGGGGCGCTCCGCTTGGGAGTACCGCTTGGACGGGCTGCATTTGGAGGGGCTCGGGCGGGCTGTTCCGTCCGTGTGCTGA
- a CDS encoding AMP-dependent synthetase/ligase translates to MGVRKDLKQAKRRTDLAARHRVELIRDEKTGTVREARAVPIVTTPTTGSTADLPYTNAAEAPDAVILRRRTDDGTWRPITAAAFAAEVTATAKGLIAAGLEPGGRVAVMSRTRYEWTVLDFAIWAAGGQTVPVYATSSASQVDWIVSDSGARLVVTETPDNTATVLTGTAAHPEPPRVLTLDEDAMAELTTLGREVPDEEVTKRRAALAPDTTATICYTSGTTGRPKGCVLTHANLHAEAANVVELLHPIFKEVTGQTASTLLFLPLAHIMGRALQIGCLMARIEIGHFPSIKPDELRPMLKEFRPTFLVGVPYLFERIHAAGRATAEKTGRAASFDRAHRIGVRFAEAYLEKFLDTGKGKGPGPALYAAWALYDLLVYRRIRNELGGRMHYAISGGSPLDRDLSLFFYAAGIIVYEGYGLTETTSAATLVPPLAPRPGTVGLPVPGTAVRIADDGEVLLKGAVVFGAYWNNRAATDAVLSDGWFATGDLGALDDDGYLTITGRKKDIIVTSGGKNVAPAVLEDRLRSRAPVGQCLVVGDNRPFVAALITLAPDSVAHWLTVRGMPADTPMSEVVADPRMRADVQRAVDHANAAVSRAESIRAFTLVEGEFTEANGQLTPSLKVKRHAVREAYAAEIEALYSK, encoded by the coding sequence ATGGGCGTACGCAAGGATCTGAAGCAGGCGAAGCGGCGCACCGACCTGGCGGCCCGCCATCGCGTCGAGCTGATCCGCGACGAGAAGACCGGCACCGTCCGCGAGGCCCGCGCCGTCCCCATCGTGACGACCCCCACCACGGGCAGCACCGCCGACCTGCCCTACACCAACGCGGCCGAGGCCCCCGACGCGGTGATCCTGCGCCGCCGCACGGACGACGGCACCTGGCGACCGATCACCGCCGCCGCCTTCGCGGCCGAAGTCACCGCCACCGCCAAGGGGTTGATAGCCGCAGGCCTCGAACCGGGCGGCCGGGTCGCGGTGATGTCCCGTACCCGCTACGAGTGGACGGTCCTGGACTTCGCCATCTGGGCGGCCGGCGGCCAGACCGTCCCCGTCTACGCGACCTCTTCCGCATCCCAAGTGGACTGGATCGTAAGCGACTCGGGGGCCCGCCTGGTCGTCACGGAGACGCCGGACAACACGGCCACCGTCCTCACCGGCACGGCCGCCCACCCCGAACCCCCGCGCGTCCTCACCCTGGACGAGGACGCGATGGCCGAACTCACCACCCTGGGCCGGGAGGTGCCGGACGAGGAGGTGACCAAGCGGCGCGCGGCCCTCGCCCCCGACACCACCGCGACGATCTGCTACACCTCCGGCACCACCGGCCGGCCGAAGGGCTGCGTCCTCACCCACGCGAACCTGCACGCCGAGGCCGCCAACGTCGTCGAACTGCTCCACCCGATCTTCAAGGAGGTCACCGGCCAGACCGCCTCGACCCTCCTCTTCCTGCCCCTCGCCCACATCATGGGCCGGGCCCTTCAGATCGGCTGTCTGATGGCCCGCATCGAGATCGGCCACTTCCCGAGCATCAAGCCCGACGAACTCCGCCCGATGCTGAAGGAGTTCAGGCCGACCTTCCTGGTGGGTGTCCCGTACCTCTTCGAGCGGATCCATGCCGCCGGCCGCGCGACCGCCGAGAAGACGGGCCGCGCCGCCTCCTTCGACCGCGCCCACCGCATCGGCGTCCGCTTCGCGGAGGCGTACCTCGAAAAGTTCCTCGACACCGGCAAGGGCAAGGGCCCCGGCCCCGCCCTCTACGCCGCCTGGGCGCTGTACGACCTGCTGGTGTACCGCCGTATCCGCAACGAGCTGGGCGGGCGTATGCACTACGCCATCAGCGGCGGCTCCCCGCTCGACCGCGACCTCAGCCTCTTCTTCTACGCCGCCGGAATCATCGTCTACGAGGGCTACGGCCTGACCGAGACGACCTCCGCCGCCACGCTGGTCCCACCACTGGCCCCCCGCCCCGGCACGGTCGGCCTCCCCGTCCCCGGCACCGCCGTCCGGATCGCCGACGACGGCGAGGTCCTCCTCAAGGGCGCGGTCGTCTTCGGCGCCTACTGGAACAACCGGGCGGCGACGGACGCCGTACTGAGCGACGGCTGGTTCGCCACCGGCGATCTCGGTGCCCTCGACGACGACGGTTACCTCACCATCACCGGCCGCAAGAAGGACATCATCGTCACCTCCGGAGGCAAGAACGTCGCCCCGGCCGTCCTGGAGGACCGGCTGCGCAGCCGTGCGCCGGTGGGCCAGTGCCTGGTCGTCGGCGACAACCGCCCCTTCGTCGCCGCCCTGATCACCCTCGCCCCCGACTCCGTCGCCCACTGGCTCACCGTCCGGGGGATGCCCGCCGACACCCCGATGTCCGAGGTCGTCGCCGACCCCCGGATGCGCGCCGACGTCCAGCGGGCCGTGGACCACGCCAACGCGGCGGTCTCCCGGGCCGAGTCGATCCGTGCCTTCACCCTGGTCGAAGGCGAGTTCACCGAGGCCAACGGCCAGCTCACCCCGTCCCTCAAGGTCAAACGCCACGCCGTACGGGAGGCGTACGCGGCCGAGATCGAGGCGCTGTACAGCAAGTGA
- a CDS encoding rodlin, translating into MKKLWATAAIAASVAGISATAAPQALAIADDGGTTSVSGNGAEQEFGNSATFGDMSPQLSLVQGSLNKPCVGLPAKLNVGSVVGLVPIAVQDIPILSAPQNQQCVENSTQAKGDEPLSHILSDIPVLSGNGAGNS; encoded by the coding sequence ATGAAGAAGCTGTGGGCTACCGCGGCCATCGCCGCCTCCGTCGCCGGTATCTCGGCGACGGCAGCACCCCAGGCCCTGGCGATCGCCGATGACGGTGGCACCACCTCCGTCAGCGGCAACGGCGCCGAGCAGGAGTTCGGCAACTCGGCCACGTTCGGTGACATGAGCCCGCAGCTCTCGCTGGTCCAGGGTTCGCTGAACAAGCCGTGTGTCGGCCTCCCGGCCAAGCTCAACGTCGGTTCTGTCGTCGGCCTCGTGCCGATCGCCGTCCAGGACATCCCGATCCTGTCGGCCCCGCAGAACCAGCAGTGTGTCGAGAACTCGACGCAGGCCAAGGGCGACGAGCCGCTGTCGCACATCCTCAGCGACATCCCCGTGCTGTCCGGCAACGGCGCCGGCAACAGCTGA
- a CDS encoding LCP family protein: MTTRHPLFRFSRPFRLSRLSRLCGIALLCAATAIGCGTPQAPPLKPVGGATPAKGTDILLLGTDGRGTITEKERRKFHAGGFACNCADVMMLVHVSAGRDRVSVIGLPRDSFATIPAYRPTPSGKQRPAHPAKLNGAYAEGGPALVERTVEAATGVSVEQYLQIDFRRFIDAVDQVGGVEVCTKRRLKDSKTALDLAPGRHLLKGGQSLQYVRSRHVDQSADLGRIQRQQRFLVAALEQLTARKVLTDPAAMGRVARTLLGPAKVQQGFGTDGVKALVTLAGALSRVPATRTEFATVPIAGFNPPMKDVGSTLRWDATKAKAMFTKVREDRPLIAAGSDPKPGDPPVFGKDVPVRGSRLGCP, encoded by the coding sequence GTGACGACGAGACACCCTTTGTTCCGGTTTTCCCGTCCTTTCCGGCTGTCCCGGCTGTCCCGGCTGTGCGGGATCGCGCTGCTGTGCGCGGCGACCGCGATCGGCTGCGGCACGCCCCAGGCGCCGCCGCTGAAGCCCGTGGGCGGCGCCACCCCCGCCAAGGGCACGGACATCCTGCTGCTGGGCACGGACGGCCGCGGCACCATCACCGAGAAGGAGCGCCGCAAGTTCCACGCGGGCGGCTTCGCCTGCAACTGCGCGGACGTGATGATGCTCGTCCATGTGTCCGCGGGGCGCGACCGCGTCAGCGTGATCGGCCTGCCGCGCGACTCCTTCGCCACCATTCCGGCGTACAGACCCACACCGTCCGGGAAACAGCGCCCCGCGCATCCCGCGAAGCTCAACGGCGCGTACGCGGAGGGCGGTCCGGCTCTGGTCGAGCGGACGGTGGAGGCGGCGACCGGGGTGAGTGTCGAGCAGTACCTGCAGATCGACTTCCGGCGGTTCATCGACGCCGTCGACCAGGTCGGCGGGGTCGAGGTGTGCACGAAACGGCGCCTCAAGGACTCCAAGACCGCGCTGGACCTGGCGCCGGGAAGGCATCTGCTCAAGGGCGGCCAGTCCTTGCAGTACGTCCGCTCGCGGCACGTCGACCAGAGCGCCGACCTGGGGCGGATCCAGCGGCAGCAGCGGTTCCTGGTCGCGGCGCTGGAACAGCTGACCGCCCGCAAGGTGCTCACCGACCCGGCGGCCATGGGCCGGGTGGCCCGGACACTGCTCGGTCCGGCCAAGGTCCAGCAGGGCTTCGGGACGGACGGCGTGAAGGCGCTGGTCACGCTCGCCGGGGCGCTGAGCAGGGTGCCCGCGACCCGGACCGAGTTCGCCACGGTGCCGATCGCCGGGTTCAACCCGCCTATGAAGGACGTCGGCTCGACACTGCGCTGGGACGCCACGAAGGCCAAGGCGATGTTCACCAAGGTGCGCGAGGACCGGCCGCTGATCGCCGCGGGATCGGATCCCAAGCCCGGCGATCCGCCGGTGTTCGGGAAGGACGTGCCGGTGCGGGGCAGCCGGCTGGGGTGCCCCTGA
- a CDS encoding rodlin, protein MIKKVMAAAAVAASVIGASAAVAPQAMAIANDGGTTSTSGNGAIQKYGNSATYGNMSPQMALIQGSLNKPCIGLPAKVNAGSIVGLVPIAVQDIPVLSAPQNQQCVENSTQAKGDEPLSHILSDIPVLSGNGVGNN, encoded by the coding sequence GTGATCAAGAAGGTTATGGCTGCCGCCGCAGTCGCCGCTTCCGTCATCGGTGCCTCCGCCGCGGTCGCGCCGCAGGCCATGGCGATCGCCAACGACGGTGGCACGACCTCCACCAGCGGCAACGGCGCCATCCAGAAGTACGGCAACTCGGCCACGTACGGCAACATGAGCCCCCAGATGGCGCTCATCCAGGGCTCGCTCAACAAGCCCTGCATCGGCCTGCCGGCCAAGGTCAACGCCGGTTCGATCGTCGGCCTCGTGCCGATCGCCGTCCAGGACATCCCGGTCCTGTCGGCCCCGCAGAACCAGCAGTGTGTCGAGAACTCGACGCAGGCCAAGGGTGACGAGCCGCTGTCGCACATCCTCAGCGACATCCCGGTCCTGTCCGGCAACGGCGTCGGCAACAACTGA
- a CDS encoding rodlin, which translates to MKKAMAAAAVAASVVGVSAATAPQALATADDGGTTSVSGNGAVSKFGNSVTKGDMSPQMSLAQGTLNKLCVGLPVKGNVGSIVGVVPIAVQDIPILSAPQNQQCAENSTQAKGDEPLAHVLSDIPVLSGNGVGNS; encoded by the coding sequence CTGAAGAAGGCAATGGCCGCGGCGGCGGTAGCCGCATCTGTCGTCGGAGTCTCGGCGGCGACCGCCCCTCAGGCGCTTGCCACAGCGGACGACGGGGGCACGACGTCCGTCAGCGGGAACGGCGCTGTCTCGAAGTTCGGCAACTCCGTGACCAAGGGCGACATGAGCCCTCAGATGAGCCTGGCGCAGGGCACCCTGAACAAGCTCTGTGTCGGTCTGCCCGTCAAGGGCAACGTGGGCTCCATCGTGGGTGTCGTGCCGATCGCTGTCCAGGACATTCCGATCCTGTCGGCCCCGCAGAACCAGCAGTGCGCCGAGAACTCGACGCAGGCCAAGGGCGACGAGCCGCTGGCCCACGTTCTCAGCGACATTCCGGTCCTGTCCGGGAACGGTGTCGGCAACAGCTGA
- a CDS encoding chaplin, which yields MTAEKGNLMKKSVAVIAGAILALGMAAPAFADAEAEGFAANSPGVLSGNVIQVPVHIPVNVCGNSINVIALLNPAFGNTCVND from the coding sequence ATGACCGCAGAGAAGGGAAACCTCATGAAGAAGAGCGTTGCTGTCATCGCGGGCGCCATCCTGGCGCTCGGAATGGCCGCCCCGGCCTTCGCGGACGCAGAGGCGGAGGGCTTCGCCGCCAACTCCCCGGGTGTGCTCTCCGGCAACGTGATCCAGGTGCCCGTCCACATTCCCGTCAACGTGTGCGGCAACTCGATCAACGTCATCGCGCTGCTGAACCCGGCGTTCGGCAACACCTGCGTCAACGACTGA